The following are encoded in a window of Platichthys flesus chromosome 11, fPlaFle2.1, whole genome shotgun sequence genomic DNA:
- the rpa2 gene encoding replication protein A 32 kDa subunit isoform X1, whose protein sequence is MLSSLKKANIRRRFRTGLRGGYSESSVGGGYTQSPGGFASPSMSQGGDKKRTRANQIIPCTVSQLMSAAQAEESFRVGDVEVAQVTFVGVIRSTDKSMTNIQYKVDDMTGAPMDVKQWVDTEDPGVDSTVLPPGTYVKVSGNLRSFQNNRSVVAFSVRPLEDMNEITSHMLEVVQAHMALSKPQSTSAGGGMSSNITPMMKSDMGNKGTMGGMGGSYSGATDLTKNGLSGNQNQVLSLIRSCPEPQGISIQDLKQRLSGISLTVIKQAVEFLSNEGHIFSTIDEDHFKSTDSDD, encoded by the exons ATGTTGAGCTCTTTGAAGAAAGCAAACATCCGGCGGAGGTTTAGGACAGGTTTGAGAG gaGGATACAGTGAGTCCAGTGTGGGCGGAGGTTACACTCAGTCCCCGGGAGGCTTCGCATCACCTTCTATGTCCCAGGGGGGAGACAAGAAG agAACTCGTGCAAATCAGATAATCCCCTGCACAGTGTCTCAGCTGATGTCTGCTGCCCAGGCAGAGGAATCGTTCAGAGTGGGAGATGTGGAAGTTGCCCAG GTTACCTTCGTGGGTGTCATCAGGAGCACGGACAAATCCATGACCAACATCCAGTACAAGGTCGATGACATGACGGGCGCTCCCATGGATGTGAAGCAGTGGGTCGATACAGAG GATCCTGGTGTGGACAGCACGGTGCTGCCCCCGGGCACGTACGTCAAAGTTTCTGGAAATCTGCGCTCCTTTCAG AACAACAGGTCTGTTGTGGCGTTCAGTGTCAGACCCCTGGAGGACATGAATGAAATCACATCGCACATGTTGGAGGTTGTCCAAGCACACATGGCGCTCAGCAAACCTCAGAGCACG AGTGCCGGAGGAGGAATGAGCAGTAACATCACACCCATGATGAAGTCGGACATGGGCAACAAGGGGACCATGGGAGGAATGGGCGGGAGCTACTCTGGTGCTACCGACTTGACTAAGAACGGGTTGAGCGGGAATCAGAATCAG GTGCTGAGTCTGATAAGAAGCTGCCCAGAACCGCAGGGCATCAGCATCCAGGACCTGAAGCAGAGACTCAGTGGTATAAGTCTGACTGTTATCAA GCAAGCAGTGGAATTTCTTAGCAACGAAGGTCACATCTTTTCCACCATCGACGAAGACCATTTCAAATCGACAGACAGTGACGATTAG
- the rpa2 gene encoding replication protein A 32 kDa subunit isoform X2, translated as MFNQGGYSESSVGGGYTQSPGGFASPSMSQGGDKKRTRANQIIPCTVSQLMSAAQAEESFRVGDVEVAQVTFVGVIRSTDKSMTNIQYKVDDMTGAPMDVKQWVDTEDPGVDSTVLPPGTYVKVSGNLRSFQNNRSVVAFSVRPLEDMNEITSHMLEVVQAHMALSKPQSTSAGGGMSSNITPMMKSDMGNKGTMGGMGGSYSGATDLTKNGLSGNQNQVLSLIRSCPEPQGISIQDLKQRLSGISLTVIKQAVEFLSNEGHIFSTIDEDHFKSTDSDD; from the exons atgtTTAACCAGG gaGGATACAGTGAGTCCAGTGTGGGCGGAGGTTACACTCAGTCCCCGGGAGGCTTCGCATCACCTTCTATGTCCCAGGGGGGAGACAAGAAG agAACTCGTGCAAATCAGATAATCCCCTGCACAGTGTCTCAGCTGATGTCTGCTGCCCAGGCAGAGGAATCGTTCAGAGTGGGAGATGTGGAAGTTGCCCAG GTTACCTTCGTGGGTGTCATCAGGAGCACGGACAAATCCATGACCAACATCCAGTACAAGGTCGATGACATGACGGGCGCTCCCATGGATGTGAAGCAGTGGGTCGATACAGAG GATCCTGGTGTGGACAGCACGGTGCTGCCCCCGGGCACGTACGTCAAAGTTTCTGGAAATCTGCGCTCCTTTCAG AACAACAGGTCTGTTGTGGCGTTCAGTGTCAGACCCCTGGAGGACATGAATGAAATCACATCGCACATGTTGGAGGTTGTCCAAGCACACATGGCGCTCAGCAAACCTCAGAGCACG AGTGCCGGAGGAGGAATGAGCAGTAACATCACACCCATGATGAAGTCGGACATGGGCAACAAGGGGACCATGGGAGGAATGGGCGGGAGCTACTCTGGTGCTACCGACTTGACTAAGAACGGGTTGAGCGGGAATCAGAATCAG GTGCTGAGTCTGATAAGAAGCTGCCCAGAACCGCAGGGCATCAGCATCCAGGACCTGAAGCAGAGACTCAGTGGTATAAGTCTGACTGTTATCAA GCAAGCAGTGGAATTTCTTAGCAACGAAGGTCACATCTTTTCCACCATCGACGAAGACCATTTCAAATCGACAGACAGTGACGATTAG
- the smpdl3b gene encoding acid sphingomyelinase-like phosphodiesterase 3b isoform X2, translated as MFAFFKELNMSVVKLLLSYLLFKEAHALSGNFWHITDLHWDDTFNLSDDPELVCNSSGRRPATNAGKYGDYVCDSPLHLIISSVNAMKDILPDPDFIVWTGDNTPHVPDKDMGEERVLYIMSNLTQIIKQVFPHTKVYTALGNHDYHQKNQLPTFSNNIYNQTAEMWKDWLDPESQETFRKGGFYTEKLLSRTGFRMLVLNTNLYYDQNRETLGMDDPAGQLHWADRVLTEAANNKEKVYIIGHVPPGFFEKKRSKPWFRSEFNQEYLDLIQRHHSVILGQFFGHHHTDSFRMFYSPEEPRSPISAMFLSPGVTPWKTTLPGVEDGANNPGIRVFEYDTETLLVKDVVTYYLNLTRANGARGRWEKEYRLTESFRVPDASPASMHQVLERIANSKCYLQKYYEFNSVSYDLTECDSDCRIDHVCAAREVDFEKYNNCLKAEGSAAIHGCGFLPLISVAVSLVLAFR; from the exons ATGTTTGCTTTCTTCAAAGAGCTCAACATGTCCGTTGTGAAGCTGCTCCTTTCTTATCTGCTGTTCAAAGAGGCTCATGCACTGTCAG GGAACTTCTGGCACATCACCGATCTGCATTGGGACGACACATTCAACCTCAGCGATGACCCTGAACTTGTGTGCAACTCAAGCGGCAGACGACCCGCAACCAATGCTGGGAAGTATGGAGACTATGTTTGTGACTCACCGCTGCATCTTATCATCTCCTCTGTGAATGCCATGAAGGATATTCTACCAGACCCGGATTTCATCGTGTGGACAGG AGATAACACACCACATGTACCTGATAAGGACATGGGTGAGGAGAGAGTGCTCTACATTATGAGCAACCTCACTCAGATCATAAAACAGGTCTTTCCAC ACACTAAAGTGTACACCGCCCTGGGAAACCATGACTACCACCAAAAGAACCAGCTTCCCACGTTCTCTAACAACATCTACAACCAGACAGCAGAAATGTGGAAGGACTGGTTGGATCCTGAATCCCAAGAAACATTTAGAAAAG GTGGATTTTACACAGAAAAGTTGCTGAGTCGAACAGGGTTCAGGATGCTGGTCCTCAACACTAACCTCTATTATGACCAGAACAGGGAGACCCTGGGTATGGACGATCCAGCGGGCCAGCTCCACTGGGCTGACCGTGTTCTTACAGAGGCCGCCAACAACAAAGAGAAG GTGTACATCATTGGTCACGTCCCCCCAGGCTTCTTTGAGAAGAAGAGATCCAAGCCCTGGTTCAGGTCTGAGTTCAACCAGGAATACTTGGATTTAATCCAGAGGCATCATTCTGTCATTCTCGGGCAGTTCTTCGGCCATCACCACACCGATAGTTTTCGCATGTTCTACAGCCCAGAGG agCCACGCTCTCCTATAAGTGCCATGTTCCTCAGCCCAGGGGTCACACCGTGGAAAACAACCCTCCCTGGAGTCGAGGATGGAGCCAACAACCCTGGGATTCGGGTCTTCGAATATGACACTGAAACACTCCTGGTCAAA GATGTGGTGACTTATTATCTGAATCTGACCCGCGCTAATGGAGCCCGTGGGCGCTGGGAGAAAGAGTACCGCCTCACAGAGAGTTTCAGAGTGCCAGACGCCTCCCCAGCTTCCATGCACCAGGTCCTGGAGCGCATCGCTAACAGCAAGTGCTACCTGCAGAAGTACTACGAGTTCAACTCTGTCAGCTATGACCTGACCGAGTGCGACAGCGACTGCCGCATTGACCACGTTTGCGCGGCCAGAGAGGTGGACTTTGAGAAGTACAACAACTGCCTGAAAGCAGAAGGTTCCGCTGCTATTCACGGGTGTGGTTTCCTTCCGCTCATCTCTGTGGCTGTAAGTTTGGTGTTGGCCTTTCGGTAA
- the smpdl3b gene encoding acid sphingomyelinase-like phosphodiesterase 3b isoform X1, translated as MFAFFKELNMSVVKLLLSYLLFKEAHALSGNFWHITDLHWDDTFNLSDDPELVCNSSGRRPATNAGKYGDYVCDSPLHLIISSVNAMKDILPDPDFIVWTGDNTPHVPDKDMGEERVLYIMSNLTQIIKQVFPLLRSLDTKVYTALGNHDYHQKNQLPTFSNNIYNQTAEMWKDWLDPESQETFRKGGFYTEKLLSRTGFRMLVLNTNLYYDQNRETLGMDDPAGQLHWADRVLTEAANNKEKVYIIGHVPPGFFEKKRSKPWFRSEFNQEYLDLIQRHHSVILGQFFGHHHTDSFRMFYSPEEPRSPISAMFLSPGVTPWKTTLPGVEDGANNPGIRVFEYDTETLLVKDVVTYYLNLTRANGARGRWEKEYRLTESFRVPDASPASMHQVLERIANSKCYLQKYYEFNSVSYDLTECDSDCRIDHVCAAREVDFEKYNNCLKAEGSAAIHGCGFLPLISVAVSLVLAFR; from the exons ATGTTTGCTTTCTTCAAAGAGCTCAACATGTCCGTTGTGAAGCTGCTCCTTTCTTATCTGCTGTTCAAAGAGGCTCATGCACTGTCAG GGAACTTCTGGCACATCACCGATCTGCATTGGGACGACACATTCAACCTCAGCGATGACCCTGAACTTGTGTGCAACTCAAGCGGCAGACGACCCGCAACCAATGCTGGGAAGTATGGAGACTATGTTTGTGACTCACCGCTGCATCTTATCATCTCCTCTGTGAATGCCATGAAGGATATTCTACCAGACCCGGATTTCATCGTGTGGACAGG AGATAACACACCACATGTACCTGATAAGGACATGGGTGAGGAGAGAGTGCTCTACATTATGAGCAACCTCACTCAGATCATAAAACAGGTCTTTCCAC TTCTTCGTTCCTTAGACACTAAAGTGTACACCGCCCTGGGAAACCATGACTACCACCAAAAGAACCAGCTTCCCACGTTCTCTAACAACATCTACAACCAGACAGCAGAAATGTGGAAGGACTGGTTGGATCCTGAATCCCAAGAAACATTTAGAAAAG GTGGATTTTACACAGAAAAGTTGCTGAGTCGAACAGGGTTCAGGATGCTGGTCCTCAACACTAACCTCTATTATGACCAGAACAGGGAGACCCTGGGTATGGACGATCCAGCGGGCCAGCTCCACTGGGCTGACCGTGTTCTTACAGAGGCCGCCAACAACAAAGAGAAG GTGTACATCATTGGTCACGTCCCCCCAGGCTTCTTTGAGAAGAAGAGATCCAAGCCCTGGTTCAGGTCTGAGTTCAACCAGGAATACTTGGATTTAATCCAGAGGCATCATTCTGTCATTCTCGGGCAGTTCTTCGGCCATCACCACACCGATAGTTTTCGCATGTTCTACAGCCCAGAGG agCCACGCTCTCCTATAAGTGCCATGTTCCTCAGCCCAGGGGTCACACCGTGGAAAACAACCCTCCCTGGAGTCGAGGATGGAGCCAACAACCCTGGGATTCGGGTCTTCGAATATGACACTGAAACACTCCTGGTCAAA GATGTGGTGACTTATTATCTGAATCTGACCCGCGCTAATGGAGCCCGTGGGCGCTGGGAGAAAGAGTACCGCCTCACAGAGAGTTTCAGAGTGCCAGACGCCTCCCCAGCTTCCATGCACCAGGTCCTGGAGCGCATCGCTAACAGCAAGTGCTACCTGCAGAAGTACTACGAGTTCAACTCTGTCAGCTATGACCTGACCGAGTGCGACAGCGACTGCCGCATTGACCACGTTTGCGCGGCCAGAGAGGTGGACTTTGAGAAGTACAACAACTGCCTGAAAGCAGAAGGTTCCGCTGCTATTCACGGGTGTGGTTTCCTTCCGCTCATCTCTGTGGCTGTAAGTTTGGTGTTGGCCTTTCGGTAA
- the mecr gene encoding enoyl-[acyl-carrier-protein] reductase, mitochondrial isoform X1 → MWPQLRSVCSGSRTICRRGAALSKPPKLTANANVSHFTQSAALCAPTSSALQYRQHGDPSQVVKLEDIDLPPIGAKDVLVKILAAPINPSDINMIQGTYAILPDLPAVGGNEGVAQVLEVGSLVKSLKTGDWVIPRDAGLGMWRTEAVFSEDDVISLPNDIPLLSAATLGVNPCTAFRMLSDFEDLKPGDTVIQNAANSGVGQAVIQIAASRGVNTINVVRDSSLPCSSPYIKSFLKTEKKECFILVIGFGYQSVPESLPEFTQLSDRLKAIGATHVIKEEALRRPEFKELLKRFPKPKLALNGVGGKSATELLRHLQIGGSMVTYGGMAKQPVTVPVSALIFKDVKVRGFWVTQWKRDHSKDERAVRAMVDELCSLIQQRKLTAPACTEVGLRDFSKALESSMKPFTSAKQVLII, encoded by the exons ATGTGGCCGCAGCTTCGCTCGGTCTGCTCCGGAAGCCGGACGATCTGCAGAAGAGGCGCTGCTCTGTCAAAGCCGCCAAAGCTAACGGCTAATGCTAACGTCAGTCACTTCACCCAATCAGCTGCACTGTGTGCACCGACAAGCTCAGCTCTGCAGTACAGACAACACGGGGACCCCTCTCAAGTCGTCAA GTTGGAAGATATAGATCTGCCACCCATAGGTGCAAAGGATGTCCTGGTTAAAATCCTGGCAGCCCCCATCAACCCGTCTGACATCAACATGATTCAAG GTACTTACGCCATCCTGCCTGACCTCCCTGCTGTTGGAGGCAACGAAGGGGTGGCCCAAGTCCTAGAGGTGGGCAGCCTGGTGAAGTCCCTCAAAACAGGAGACTGGGTCATCCCAAGAGATGCTGGTCTAG GTATGTGGAGGACAGAGGCAGTGTTCTCTGAAGACGATGTCATCTCTCTCCCGAATGACATTCCCCTGCTGTCTGCTGCCACGCTGGGGGTTAACCCCTGCACTGCCTTCAGGATGCTCTCTGACTTTGAAGATCTTAAGCCAG GTGACACAGTCATCCAGAATGCCGCTAACAGTGGAGTCGGGCAGGCTGTCATACAGATTGCTGCTTCAAGAGGAGTGAACACAATCAATGTCGTCCGAGACAG CTCACTTCCCTGTTCCTCACCATATATCAAGTCCTTCCTGAAAACGGAAAAGAAAGAATGCTTCATCCTAGTCATTGGCTTCGGTTATCAGTCTGTCCCTGAATCCCT GCCAGAGTTCACACAGCTCAGTGATAGGTTGAAGGCCATCGGAGCAACTCATGTGATTAAAGAAGAGGCCCTGAGGCGGCCTGAGTTTAAGGAGCTGTTAAAG agaTTTCCAAAGCCAAAACTGGCGTTAAATGGAGTTGGAGGCAAGAGTGCAACAGAACTGCTCCGTCATCTACA gATTGGAGGCTCCATGGTGACGTATGGAGGGATGGCCAAACAGCCGGTTACTGTCCCTGTG AGCGCTCTTATCTTCAAGGATGTGAAGGTTCGGGGGTTTTGGGTCACACAGTGGAAGAGAGATCACTCAAAAG ATGAACGAGCAGTCCGAGCCATGGTTGATGAACTGTGCTCCCTCATCCAGCAGAGAAAGCTCACAGCCCCTGCCTGCACCGAGGTTGGACTCCGAGACTTCAGCAAAGCTCTTGAATCGTCTATGAAGCCTTTCACTTCTGCTAAACAGGTCCTAATAATCTGA
- the mecr gene encoding enoyl-[acyl-carrier-protein] reductase, mitochondrial isoform X2 yields MWPQLRSVCSGSRTICRRGAALSKPPKLTANANVSHFTQSAALCAPTSSALQYRQHGDPSQVVKLEDIDLPPIGAKDVLVKILAAPINPSDINMIQGTYAILPDLPAVGGNEGVAQVLEVGSLVKSLKTGDWVIPRDAGLGMWRTEAVFSEDDVISLPNDIPLLSAATLGVNPCTAFRMLSDFEDLKPGDTVIQNAANSGVGQAVIQIAASRGVNTINVVRDRPEFTQLSDRLKAIGATHVIKEEALRRPEFKELLKRFPKPKLALNGVGGKSATELLRHLQIGGSMVTYGGMAKQPVTVPVSALIFKDVKVRGFWVTQWKRDHSKDERAVRAMVDELCSLIQQRKLTAPACTEVGLRDFSKALESSMKPFTSAKQVLII; encoded by the exons ATGTGGCCGCAGCTTCGCTCGGTCTGCTCCGGAAGCCGGACGATCTGCAGAAGAGGCGCTGCTCTGTCAAAGCCGCCAAAGCTAACGGCTAATGCTAACGTCAGTCACTTCACCCAATCAGCTGCACTGTGTGCACCGACAAGCTCAGCTCTGCAGTACAGACAACACGGGGACCCCTCTCAAGTCGTCAA GTTGGAAGATATAGATCTGCCACCCATAGGTGCAAAGGATGTCCTGGTTAAAATCCTGGCAGCCCCCATCAACCCGTCTGACATCAACATGATTCAAG GTACTTACGCCATCCTGCCTGACCTCCCTGCTGTTGGAGGCAACGAAGGGGTGGCCCAAGTCCTAGAGGTGGGCAGCCTGGTGAAGTCCCTCAAAACAGGAGACTGGGTCATCCCAAGAGATGCTGGTCTAG GTATGTGGAGGACAGAGGCAGTGTTCTCTGAAGACGATGTCATCTCTCTCCCGAATGACATTCCCCTGCTGTCTGCTGCCACGCTGGGGGTTAACCCCTGCACTGCCTTCAGGATGCTCTCTGACTTTGAAGATCTTAAGCCAG GTGACACAGTCATCCAGAATGCCGCTAACAGTGGAGTCGGGCAGGCTGTCATACAGATTGCTGCTTCAAGAGGAGTGAACACAATCAATGTCGTCCGAGACAG GCCAGAGTTCACACAGCTCAGTGATAGGTTGAAGGCCATCGGAGCAACTCATGTGATTAAAGAAGAGGCCCTGAGGCGGCCTGAGTTTAAGGAGCTGTTAAAG agaTTTCCAAAGCCAAAACTGGCGTTAAATGGAGTTGGAGGCAAGAGTGCAACAGAACTGCTCCGTCATCTACA gATTGGAGGCTCCATGGTGACGTATGGAGGGATGGCCAAACAGCCGGTTACTGTCCCTGTG AGCGCTCTTATCTTCAAGGATGTGAAGGTTCGGGGGTTTTGGGTCACACAGTGGAAGAGAGATCACTCAAAAG ATGAACGAGCAGTCCGAGCCATGGTTGATGAACTGTGCTCCCTCATCCAGCAGAGAAAGCTCACAGCCCCTGCCTGCACCGAGGTTGGACTCCGAGACTTCAGCAAAGCTCTTGAATCGTCTATGAAGCCTTTCACTTCTGCTAAACAGGTCCTAATAATCTGA
- the lin28aa gene encoding protein lin-28 homolog A: MGSVSNQEFPGVCKTEEDEGPSTEEDSQSFHGVGVCKWFNVRMGFGFLSMTAREGEPLEEPVDVFVHQSKLHMEGFRSLKEGEDVEFTFKKSSKGLESQQVTGPEGIHCVGSERRPKGKKLQKRRSKGDRCYNCGGLDHHAKECKLPPQPKKCHFCQSIDHMVANCPIKAQQSSPGSQGKPSSLKGDEEEHSHSALPPETSD; encoded by the exons ATGGGCTCCGTTTCGAACCAGGAATTCCCAG GAGTTTGTAAGaccgaggaagatgagggaccGAGCACCGAGGAAGACTCGCAATCCTTCCACGGCGTCGGCGTGTGCAAGTGGTTCAACGTCCGCATGGGCTTCGGGTTCCTTTCCATGACCGCCCGGGAGGGAGAGCCACTGGAGGAGCCGGTCGATGTCTTCGTCCATCAG AGCAAGTTGCACATGGAAGGCTTCCGCAGCCTGAAGGAGGGCGAGGACGTCGAGTTTACCTTCAAGAAGTCATCCAAGGGCCTAGAGTCTCAGCAAGTCACGGGACCAGAAGGTATCCACTGTGTGGGCAGCGAGCGGAGACCCAAAGGCAAGAAGCTCCAGAAGAGACGTTCAAAGGGAGACAG GTGCTACAACTGTGGAGGCCTTGACCACCATGCCAAAGAGTGCAAGCTGCCACCGCAGCCCAAGAAGTGCCATTTCTGCCAGAGCATCGACCACATGGTTGCCAACTGCCCAATCAAAGCACAACAGTCCTCGCCGGGCTCTCAGGGAAAACCGTCCTCCTTgaaaggagacgaggaggagcacAGCCACTCGGCACTGCCTCCGGAGACCTCAGATTAA